One Campylobacter concisus DNA window includes the following coding sequences:
- a CDS encoding NADH-quinone oxidoreductase subunit G has product MKITINDQILEANEGESILNIARANGIYIPALCYLSGCSPTLACRLCMVEANSKVVYSCNAKAKEDMQIYTNTPEIAAERNAIMQTYCVNHPLQCGVCDKSGECELQNLTAHLNVNEQSFAITDTHKPHKKWGLINYDPALCVVCERCVTVCKDKIGESAIKTVPRGVEVPKELKESMPKDAYAVFSKMQKSLIAPSAGENLDCSFCGECISVCPVGALVSSNFQYNSNVWELNRVPAANPHQSDCELIFYDIKEKSTSDRSKQIYRVSNDFHFGEISGAARFGYDFHNENARKNEVKFNELVLNFKNGNIKNIKFNSFITNEEALILERLREKFDLNLLNDEAFKFQNFLNIFSEFSGFSSYNADYESLKNSDFIISAGSFLRHESPATSYKLNNALKMNKAAGIYFHHIADEVVKKFSKNFTCVSYEAGDLEQILLFVLKNWGENLPAALQARLEKFEESFDLEVAALSEGKAKFTLILGSDFYAHENANLLAALAGVIARATPFRVMLIPPRTNSLGVAKICTLSHEKKPGKTLGYNEMGEFKFSIFEGDLDAGALNQQEGTFTSINNEVVPTNAALAHNGYFLNEIANALNIAAKNTIDYTAQLPKEKGYRGVKFDDLENFYANDGTSHRGYKLEILNFTPKEDIEPLFKEQSGLNLKEDEALISLTNPINLPSFFANYATQTAKRAKLYASGEFMAKFEISQNEAVILEKNGQKLAICVELDSELGGVAAYLGDYDDKLDVSTIFEGKSFASVKIIKAENE; this is encoded by the coding sequence CAGGCTTTGCATGGTCGAGGCAAACAGCAAAGTGGTCTATAGCTGCAACGCCAAAGCCAAAGAGGATATGCAAATTTACACAAATACGCCAGAGATCGCTGCTGAGCGAAATGCGATCATGCAGACCTACTGCGTCAATCACCCCCTTCAATGCGGTGTTTGCGACAAAAGCGGCGAGTGTGAATTGCAAAATTTAACGGCGCATTTAAATGTAAATGAGCAAAGCTTTGCCATTACAGACACGCACAAACCGCACAAAAAATGGGGACTTATAAACTACGATCCAGCCCTTTGCGTGGTCTGTGAGAGATGCGTGACGGTTTGTAAAGATAAGATCGGCGAGAGCGCGATAAAAACGGTGCCAAGGGGCGTTGAGGTGCCAAAAGAGCTAAAAGAGAGCATGCCAAAAGATGCCTATGCCGTCTTTAGCAAGATGCAAAAGAGCCTAATTGCCCCAAGCGCTGGCGAAAATTTGGACTGCTCGTTTTGCGGTGAGTGCATCAGCGTCTGCCCTGTTGGAGCGCTTGTTAGCTCAAATTTTCAGTATAACTCAAATGTCTGGGAGCTAAACCGTGTCCCAGCGGCAAATCCGCACCAAAGCGACTGCGAACTCATTTTTTATGACATAAAAGAAAAAAGCACTAGCGATAGAAGCAAGCAAATTTACCGCGTTAGCAACGACTTTCACTTTGGCGAGATAAGCGGTGCGGCAAGGTTTGGCTACGACTTTCACAACGAAAATGCCCGTAAAAATGAGGTGAAATTTAACGAGCTAGTCTTAAATTTTAAAAACGGCAACATAAAAAATATAAAATTTAATAGCTTCATAACAAACGAAGAGGCGCTTATTTTAGAGCGCTTGAGAGAGAAATTTGATCTAAATTTATTAAACGATGAGGCTTTTAAATTTCAAAATTTCTTAAATATTTTTAGCGAATTTAGCGGCTTTAGCTCATATAACGCAGACTATGAGAGTCTAAAAAATAGCGACTTTATCATCTCTGCTGGTAGCTTCTTGCGCCATGAGAGCCCAGCTACAAGCTACAAGCTAAATAACGCCCTTAAGATGAATAAAGCGGCTGGAATTTACTTTCATCACATCGCTGATGAGGTGGTGAAGAAATTTTCAAAGAATTTCACCTGTGTGAGCTATGAGGCTGGGGATTTGGAGCAAATTTTACTCTTTGTGCTTAAAAACTGGGGTGAGAATTTACCAGCAGCACTTCAGGCTAGACTTGAAAAATTTGAAGAGAGCTTTGACTTAGAAGTAGCAGCTCTTAGCGAAGGCAAGGCTAAATTTACGCTCATTTTAGGTAGCGATTTTTACGCTCATGAAAATGCAAATTTACTTGCAGCCCTTGCTGGAGTGATCGCAAGAGCTACGCCGTTTCGTGTGATGCTGATACCACCTCGCACAAACTCGCTTGGCGTGGCTAAAATTTGCACGCTTTCACACGAGAAAAAGCCCGGCAAGACGCTAGGATACAATGAAATGGGTGAGTTTAAATTTAGCATCTTTGAGGGCGACCTTGACGCTGGTGCGCTAAATCAGCAAGAGGGCACATTTACAAGCATAAATAACGAAGTAGTGCCGACAAATGCGGCTTTGGCACATAACGGCTACTTCTTAAACGAGATCGCAAATGCACTTAACATAGCGGCTAAAAATACGATTGATTACACAGCGCAGCTACCAAAAGAGAAGGGTTACAGGGGCGTTAAATTTGATGATTTAGAAAATTTTTACGCAAATGATGGCACAAGCCATAGAGGCTACAAACTTGAAATTTTAAATTTCACGCCAAAAGAGGACATAGAGCCACTTTTTAAAGAGCAAAGTGGGCTAAATTTAAAAGAGGACGAAGCGCTAATAAGCCTTACAAATCCTATAAATTTGCCATCGTTTTTTGCAAACTACGCTACACAAACTGCTAAACGCGCGAAACTTTACGCAAGTGGCGAGTTTATGGCTAAATTTGAAATTTCACAAAATGAAGCGGTCATTTTAGAAAAAAATGGGCAAAAGCTTGCCATTTGCGTGGAGCTTGATAGCGAGCTAGGAGGCGTGGCGGCCTATCTTGGCGACTATGATGATAAGCTTGATGTAAGCACCATTTTTGAGGGCAAGAGTTTTGCTAGCGTAAAAATAATAAAGGCAGAGAATGAGTGA
- the nuoH gene encoding NADH-quinone oxidoreductase subunit NuoH, with protein sequence MSEMLFFVITTIVKAVVILAVMASLAGLATYAERKVLAYMQRRVGPDMVGPAGVLQIVADMIKLFTKEDIVPANANKFIFLIAPLISAIAAFAALAPVPFLPEFEVFGHTIRPILADINVGVLYIAGVAAVCVFSPLAAGLASYNKFALISAARAVVSLLSFEVVAGMALLSVVMVTSSLSLVDINNYQKGIFNWLIFKQPLAFVLFVMASFVECNRTPFCLTENETEIVAGYGTEYSGMRWAMFFIGEYTNMIAASIIITLLFLGGFNEFLFIPGALMIILKSSLVFFFFLWTRASWPHLRVDQLSMLCWRILLPLGILNVVITGFALLI encoded by the coding sequence ATGAGTGAAATGCTATTTTTTGTGATAACAACTATTGTTAAAGCAGTCGTCATCTTAGCCGTCATGGCTAGCCTCGCAGGGCTTGCAACCTACGCCGAAAGAAAGGTGCTAGCCTACATGCAGCGCCGCGTGGGACCTGATATGGTGGGGCCTGCTGGTGTACTGCAGATCGTGGCTGACATGATAAAGCTCTTTACAAAAGAGGACATCGTGCCTGCAAATGCAAATAAATTTATCTTTCTAATAGCCCCTCTAATCTCTGCTATCGCGGCATTTGCAGCGCTTGCGCCTGTGCCATTTTTGCCTGAGTTTGAGGTTTTTGGGCATACGATTAGACCGATACTTGCAGATATAAACGTGGGCGTTTTGTATATCGCTGGCGTGGCAGCAGTTTGCGTCTTTTCGCCACTTGCAGCAGGTCTTGCAAGCTACAATAAATTTGCACTAATCAGTGCTGCTCGCGCAGTCGTATCGCTTCTTAGCTTCGAAGTAGTCGCTGGCATGGCACTTTTAAGCGTTGTCATGGTGACTAGCTCGCTCTCGCTAGTTGATATAAACAACTACCAAAAAGGCATATTTAACTGGCTTATATTTAAGCAGCCCCTTGCTTTCGTGCTTTTCGTGATGGCAAGCTTTGTGGAGTGCAACAGAACGCCATTTTGCCTAACAGAAAACGAGACCGAGATCGTAGCAGGCTACGGCACTGAGTATAGTGGCATGAGATGGGCGATGTTTTTTATCGGCGAATACACCAACATGATCGCAGCAAGCATCATCATCACGCTTTTGTTTTTGGGTGGTTTTAATGAGTTTTTATTTATCCCAGGTGCTTTGATGATCATCTTAAAATCAAGCCTAGTCTTTTTCTTTTTTCTTTGGACGAGGGCGTCGTGGCCGCATCTAAGGGTCGATCAGCTTAGCATGCTTTGCTGGAGAATTTTACTTCCGCTTGGCATCTTAAATGTCGTAATCACCGGCTTTGCACTACTTATCTAA
- the nuoI gene encoding NADH-quinone oxidoreductase subunit NuoI has translation MSEKRYILIDEKIEPKGAFDKFKHFIAATFKLDLLVGLKITLKQMLFSKSHTLKYPMQKMELNARYRGIHRLLKFVESENERCIGCGLCEKICVSNCISMKTSLGEDGRKKVASYTINLSRCVYCGFCADVCPELAIVCGQEYEVASENKILFGTKTEFLTDDKFLKEQAEFEGYGALPKNANSLVKKTPNALTNEDKVEVMDINLKGSSDV, from the coding sequence ATGAGCGAGAAAAGATATATTTTGATAGACGAAAAGATAGAGCCAAAAGGGGCATTTGATAAATTTAAGCACTTCATCGCCGCTACTTTTAAGCTCGATCTTTTAGTGGGGCTAAAGATCACGCTAAAGCAGATGCTCTTTAGCAAGTCGCACACTCTAAAATACCCTATGCAAAAGATGGAGCTAAACGCCAGATATAGGGGGATTCATAGGCTTTTAAAATTTGTTGAAAGTGAAAATGAGCGCTGCATAGGCTGTGGATTATGCGAGAAAATTTGCGTTAGCAACTGCATCTCGATGAAGACTTCGCTTGGTGAAGATGGCCGCAAAAAGGTCGCAAGCTACACGATAAATTTAAGCAGGTGTGTCTATTGCGGATTTTGCGCTGATGTCTGCCCTGAGCTTGCCATAGTTTGCGGGCAAGAGTACGAGGTCGCAAGTGAAAACAAAATCCTCTTTGGCACAAAGACTGAGTTTTTAACAGATGATAAATTTTTAAAAGAACAAGCTGAGTTTGAGGGCTATGGCGCGCTACCTAAAAATGCCAATAGTCTAGTAAAAAAGACGCCAAATGCGCTTACAAATGAAGATAAGGTAGAAGTGATGGATATAAATTTAAAAGGGTCAAGTGATGTATGA
- a CDS encoding NADH-quinone oxidoreductase subunit J, protein MYESFAFYLFSALILVSFSFSVLCKNALNAVSALAAGMVFISAIFFLLGAEFLGVVQIVVYTGAVVVLYAFAMMFFDTSKECEPKSGKKAKIIVYLLSSFIALLLIFIFLAPIYSAKQEVVNSTLANLGNIEAVGILLFSKYLLAFEMCAIMLLVAMVAGIILIHKDLDAQSKFEEML, encoded by the coding sequence ATGTATGAGAGCTTTGCATTTTATCTTTTTAGCGCCCTTATATTAGTTAGTTTTTCTTTTAGCGTGCTTTGCAAGAACGCCCTAAACGCGGTCTCTGCGCTAGCTGCTGGCATGGTTTTTATCTCAGCTATATTTTTCTTGCTTGGGGCTGAGTTTTTAGGCGTGGTGCAAATCGTCGTCTATACAGGCGCGGTAGTCGTTTTATACGCATTTGCGATGATGTTTTTTGACACCAGCAAGGAGTGCGAGCCAAAAAGTGGCAAAAAAGCAAAGATCATCGTCTATCTTCTAAGCAGCTTCATAGCGCTTCTTTTGATATTTATCTTTTTAGCGCCGATCTATAGCGCTAAGCAAGAGGTGGTAAATTCTACCCTCGCTAATCTTGGCAACATCGAAGCGGTTGGAATTTTGCTCTTTAGCAAGTATCTGCTAGCCTTTGAGATGTGCGCTATCATGCTACTTGTGGCGATGGTGGCTGGCATCATTTTGATACATAAAGACCTAGACGCGCAAAGCAAATTTGAGGAGATGCTATGA
- the nuoK gene encoding NADH-quinone oxidoreductase subunit NuoK has translation MIGLTHYLILASLVFVIGLVGIMRRRNLIMLFFSSEILLNSANIALAAISKYYFDLTGQIIAFFIVAIAASEVAVGLGLLVLWYKKTGSISLESMTNMKG, from the coding sequence ATGATAGGCCTTACTCACTACCTCATCCTAGCAAGTCTGGTCTTTGTCATAGGGCTAGTTGGCATAATGAGAAGAAGAAATTTGATAATGCTATTTTTCTCAAGTGAAATTTTACTAAACTCAGCAAACATCGCACTTGCTGCTATCTCGAAATACTACTTTGACCTAACTGGGCAGATCATCGCATTTTTTATAGTAGCCATCGCCGCTAGCGAGGTCGCCGTGGGACTAGGTCTGCTCGTGCTTTGGTATAAAAAGACTGGTAGCATAAGCCTAGAGTCGATGACAAATATGAAAGGCTAA
- the nuoL gene encoding NADH-quinone oxidoreductase subunit L — MILFCISLFFPLLSFIIAGIFSHSSKNLFIGLFCSLLMIVSATASLMLTASLSVDEPLNLTLKEFINLGSLDLSFSFYLDAISLVMLSTVGVVASIVHIYSIGYMRDDASFNRFFSYLGLFVFCMNVLVTSDNFIGLFIGWEGVGLCSWLLIGFWYKRPSANVAANEAFVMNRVADLAMLVGIFYIFYSFGSLKFSEVFNARSDLSGLNLGIIATLLFIGAMGKSAQFPFHTWLANAMEGPTPVSALIHAATMVTAGVYLVIRANFIFANVPEVSHFIACLGAFVAIFAASIALVHNDLKKIVAYSTLSQLGYMFVAAGLGAYKIALFHLVTHAFFKSLLFLCAGNVMHAMNDELNIKKMGGLYKFMKPTALLSIIASCALAGFYPFAGFFSKDKILEVAFSKDQILWAVLLFCAVLTAFYSFRLVMLVFFARPKSDEHAHEAKNYMLVGMSVLGVLSVISGFFWSNFSEFLSNSLGDFKLNLSHSSEIFLLVLTLTLVLASAGFAVFAYKKEIFKESICESRVYKILQNAYFIPKFYEKFFINGYAFISKICKKFDEMIVDRSVDFVAFVVTKFAYLANKMQSGDLSIMLRFMVAGFALLLSFIFLLNGAK; from the coding sequence ATGATTTTATTTTGTATTTCGCTATTTTTCCCGCTTCTTAGCTTCATCATAGCTGGCATCTTTTCGCATAGCAGTAAGAATTTATTTATCGGTCTTTTTTGCTCGCTTCTCATGATCGTTAGCGCCACAGCTTCACTCATGCTAACGGCTAGTCTTAGCGTAGATGAGCCACTAAATTTAACCCTAAAAGAGTTTATAAACTTAGGCTCGCTTGATCTTAGCTTTAGCTTCTACCTTGACGCGATCAGCCTTGTGATGCTTAGCACCGTGGGCGTGGTCGCTAGCATCGTGCATATCTACTCCATTGGCTACATGAGAGATGACGCGAGCTTTAACCGCTTTTTTAGCTACCTTGGGCTCTTTGTCTTTTGTATGAACGTCCTTGTAACAAGTGATAACTTCATAGGGCTCTTTATCGGCTGGGAAGGCGTTGGGCTTTGCTCTTGGCTGCTCATAGGCTTTTGGTATAAAAGGCCTAGCGCAAACGTCGCTGCAAACGAAGCTTTTGTGATGAACAGAGTGGCTGATCTTGCCATGCTTGTTGGTATCTTTTATATATTTTATAGCTTTGGCTCGCTTAAATTTAGCGAGGTTTTTAACGCTAGAAGCGACCTTTCTGGGCTAAATTTAGGCATCATCGCCACACTTCTTTTCATAGGTGCCATGGGTAAAAGTGCGCAGTTCCCATTTCACACATGGCTTGCAAACGCCATGGAGGGGCCAACGCCGGTTTCTGCGCTCATCCACGCTGCGACCATGGTAACAGCTGGCGTCTATCTAGTCATACGCGCAAATTTCATCTTTGCAAATGTGCCTGAAGTATCGCACTTTATCGCCTGCCTTGGTGCATTTGTAGCGATATTTGCCGCAAGCATCGCGCTAGTGCATAACGACCTTAAAAAGATAGTCGCCTACTCGACGCTTTCGCAGCTTGGATATATGTTTGTAGCTGCTGGTCTAGGGGCTTACAAGATCGCACTTTTTCACCTTGTCACGCACGCATTTTTTAAGTCGCTGCTCTTTTTGTGCGCTGGCAACGTTATGCACGCGATGAATGATGAGCTAAATATCAAAAAAATGGGTGGGCTTTATAAATTTATGAAGCCAACTGCGTTACTTTCTATCATCGCAAGCTGCGCACTGGCTGGATTTTATCCATTTGCTGGCTTTTTTTCAAAAGATAAAATTTTAGAAGTCGCCTTTAGCAAAGATCAAATTTTGTGGGCCGTCTTGCTCTTTTGCGCGGTGCTTACGGCATTTTATAGCTTTAGGCTTGTCATGCTAGTATTTTTTGCAAGGCCAAAGAGCGATGAGCACGCACATGAAGCCAAAAACTACATGCTTGTTGGCATGAGCGTGCTTGGCGTTCTCTCAGTCATCAGCGGCTTTTTTTGGAGCAACTTTAGCGAGTTTTTAAGTAACAGCCTTGGGGATTTTAAGCTAAATTTATCTCACAGCAGTGAAATTTTCTTACTCGTTTTAACGCTTACTTTAGTGCTTGCAAGCGCTGGCTTTGCAGTCTTTGCCTATAAAAAAGAAATTTTTAAAGAGAGCATTTGCGAAAGTAGAGTTTATAAAATTTTGCAAAATGCCTACTTTATACCAAAATTTTATGAGAAATTTTTTATAAATGGCTACGCTTTTATCTCTAAAATTTGTAAAAAATTTGATGAGATGATAGTTGATCGAAGTGTCGATTTTGTCGCATTTGTGGTTACTAAATTTGCATATCTTGCAAACAAAATGCAAAGCGGAGATCTAAGCATCATGCTTAGGTTTATGGTCGCAGGATTTGCCTTGCTTTTAAGCTTTATATTTTTATTAAACGGAGCCAAATAA
- a CDS encoding NADH-quinone oxidoreductase subunit M produces the protein MLSVIIFFPAISAILGFLIENKSIKFYGASIALIELLLAIFICVNVDFQGYDFVLTHQVSLIPSLNISYFVGIDTISLVLIVLSAFMSFISIAALSDDGNLKHLVISVLFLESTMMGVFSALDMILFYSFWELSLIPLLYIIGAFGSKNRIYAAIKFFIYTFLGSVFMLVAIIFIGYLCYQKSGVFSFNLLDWYKLGIGENAQIWLFLAFFFAFGVKTPLFPFHTWLPYAHGQAPTIGSVLLASVLLKMGTYGFVRFSLPLFPDASLLLSGFVCVIAIIMIIYAALVAYAQSDMKQVIAYSSISHMGVIMLGIFSLNLIGLGGSIFLMISHGIVSGALFLLVGVIYERAHTKEICEFGGLAKVMPKYALIFFIATLASIGLPLTIGFVGEFLSLLGVFKLNKLFALLGGFSIIVGAVYMLVLYKRVFFGECKEKNLSLKDLNFKELAALVPLCLLIIALGIAPNLILKPLEPSVQNVISKMQTRAVNSGTKDKISSLNGGSKL, from the coding sequence ATGCTAAGTGTCATCATATTTTTCCCAGCAATAAGCGCAATACTTGGCTTTTTGATAGAAAATAAAAGCATCAAATTTTATGGAGCAAGCATCGCTCTAATCGAGCTTTTACTAGCCATTTTTATCTGCGTAAATGTCGATTTTCAGGGTTATGACTTTGTTTTAACGCATCAAGTCTCGCTCATACCAAGCCTAAATATCAGCTATTTTGTGGGCATCGATACCATCTCGCTTGTGCTTATAGTCCTTAGCGCATTTATGAGCTTCATCTCTATCGCAGCCCTTAGCGATGATGGAAATTTAAAGCACCTTGTTATTAGCGTGCTATTTTTAGAGAGCACGATGATGGGCGTCTTTAGCGCGCTTGATATGATCTTGTTTTACAGCTTTTGGGAGCTTAGCCTCATACCGCTACTTTATATTATCGGCGCATTTGGCAGTAAAAATAGAATTTACGCTGCGATTAAATTTTTCATCTACACATTTTTAGGCTCTGTCTTTATGCTAGTAGCGATCATCTTTATCGGCTATCTGTGCTATCAAAAAAGCGGCGTATTTAGCTTTAACTTGCTTGATTGGTACAAGCTTGGCATAGGAGAAAATGCTCAAATTTGGCTATTTTTAGCATTTTTCTTTGCTTTTGGCGTGAAAACTCCGCTATTTCCATTTCACACGTGGCTACCTTATGCACACGGACAGGCCCCGACTATCGGCTCAGTTTTGCTTGCTAGCGTGCTTTTAAAGATGGGCACTTACGGCTTTGTAAGATTTTCACTCCCACTTTTTCCAGACGCGAGCCTACTTTTAAGTGGCTTTGTCTGTGTCATAGCTATCATCATGATCATCTACGCAGCCCTCGTTGCCTACGCACAAAGCGATATGAAGCAAGTGATCGCTTATAGCTCCATTTCACACATGGGCGTCATCATGCTTGGCATCTTTTCACTAAATTTAATAGGCCTTGGTGGCTCGATATTTTTAATGATAAGCCACGGCATCGTTAGTGGCGCGCTATTTTTGTTAGTTGGCGTCATCTACGAGAGAGCTCACACAAAAGAAATTTGCGAATTTGGCGGCCTTGCCAAGGTGATGCCAAAGTATGCACTCATATTTTTTATAGCAACGCTTGCAAGTATCGGTCTGCCACTAACCATTGGCTTTGTGGGCGAGTTTTTAAGCTTGCTTGGCGTATTTAAGCTAAACAAGCTCTTTGCGCTACTTGGTGGCTTTAGCATCATCGTGGGCGCTGTTTATATGCTAGTACTTTATAAAAGGGTCTTTTTTGGCGAGTGCAAGGAGAAAAATTTAAGTCTAAAAGATCTAAATTTTAAAGAGTTAGCCGCTCTTGTGCCACTTTGCTTGCTAATAATTGCCCTTGGTATCGCACCAAATCTGATACTAAAGCCGCTTGAGCCAAGCGTGCAAAATGTCATAAGCAAAATGCAAACTAGAGCTGTAAATAGCGGCACAAAGGATAAAATTTCATCTTTAAATGGTGGGAGCAAACTATGA
- the nuoN gene encoding NADH-quinone oxidoreductase subunit NuoN: MNEIAFLDLNEISLQSLSPMLSMMVFALFILIVGAIKKDLSRNFYCVFCIIAIFVNLGITLDFNGLSLSFWDMLLVDGISIISQIIILIASALFIPLALSTKEYFEYKIYEYYALFLFMIAGFLFMVSSNNLLIIFLGLEISSLCLYTLIALHNKAKSVEAAIKYFAMGSLSAGFFAMAIAMFYLATNSIDIARIGVVIKDLSLNQNLIILLGCVFIASAIGFKLSLIPFHTWIPDVYEGSNAPLAGYMSIVPKVAGFIVALRIFAMLEGSGISWIKDMLYIIAVLTMSLANIMALVQKDVKRMLAFSSIAHAGVVLCALVANSHEANVALFFYWIMFLFANLGAFSMLWVARCDDVVCWDKRFKHPYEKFSGLIKILPSYAVIMGIFMIALAGIPPFSVFWGKMVLISSLIKSDYVVLSLIIMINSAIAIYYYLKLIVFMFLKEPIVKDKNIYISNVSMALKVIVGVAVAGTVFAFLFSGAILEFIEHFVFASGF, from the coding sequence ATGAACGAAATAGCCTTTTTAGACCTAAATGAGATCTCTTTGCAATCACTCTCGCCGATGCTTAGCATGATGGTTTTTGCACTTTTTATCCTCATAGTTGGAGCGATAAAAAAGGATCTTTCGAGGAATTTCTACTGCGTATTTTGCATCATCGCTATATTTGTAAATTTAGGCATTACGCTTGATTTTAACGGGCTTAGCCTAAGCTTTTGGGATATGCTCCTAGTCGATGGAATTTCTATCATCTCGCAGATCATTATCCTAATCGCCTCAGCCCTTTTCATCCCTCTTGCACTTAGCACAAAAGAGTATTTTGAGTATAAAATTTACGAGTACTACGCGCTATTTTTGTTTATGATCGCTGGATTTTTATTTATGGTGAGCTCAAACAACCTACTCATCATCTTTTTAGGTCTTGAGATCAGCTCGCTTTGCCTCTACACCCTAATCGCCCTTCACAACAAGGCAAAAAGCGTCGAGGCCGCTATCAAATACTTCGCAATGGGTTCGCTCTCGGCTGGCTTTTTTGCGATGGCGATAGCGATGTTTTATCTAGCAACAAACTCAATAGACATCGCTCGTATAGGTGTTGTCATAAAAGATCTTAGCCTAAATCAAAATTTAATAATCCTTCTTGGCTGCGTTTTCATAGCTTCAGCCATTGGATTTAAGCTCTCGCTCATACCATTTCACACATGGATACCAGACGTTTATGAGGGCTCAAATGCCCCGCTTGCAGGCTATATGTCGATCGTGCCAAAGGTTGCTGGATTTATAGTCGCATTAAGAATTTTTGCGATGCTTGAGGGCTCTGGAATTTCATGGATAAAAGATATGCTCTACATCATCGCCGTGCTTACGATGAGCCTTGCAAACATCATGGCGCTAGTGCAAAAAGACGTCAAAAGGATGCTAGCTTTTAGCTCGATAGCTCACGCTGGTGTCGTGCTTTGCGCGCTTGTGGCAAATTCTCACGAGGCAAATGTCGCCTTGTTTTTCTACTGGATCATGTTTTTGTTTGCAAATTTGGGCGCATTTTCTATGCTTTGGGTGGCAAGGTGCGATGACGTCGTCTGCTGGGACAAGCGCTTTAAACATCCGTATGAGAAATTTTCAGGGCTTATTAAAATTTTGCCAAGTTACGCCGTGATAATGGGAATTTTCATGATCGCCCTTGCTGGCATACCGCCTTTTAGCGTATTTTGGGGCAAGATGGTGCTTATCTCATCGCTCATAAAGTCTGATTACGTCGTGCTTAGCCTCATCATCATGATAAACTCAGCGATTGCTATTTATTACTACCTAAAGCTCATCGTTTTTATGTTTTTAAAAGAGCCTATCGTAAAAGATAAAAATATCTACATCTCAAATGTCTCGATGGCGCTAAAAGTGATCGTTGGAGTTGCCGTTGCTGGCACGGTCTTTGCCTTTTTGTTTTCTGGGGCGATTTTGGAATTTATCGAGCATTTTGTCTTTGCTTCAGGATTTTAG